A section of the Carya illinoinensis cultivar Pawnee chromosome 12, C.illinoinensisPawnee_v1, whole genome shotgun sequence genome encodes:
- the LOC122290003 gene encoding heterogeneous nuclear ribonucleoprotein 1-like, with protein MGSKSRSDNPHSGDGASPGKIFIGGLHKETSFGTFRNHFEKYGELTDAVIMRDRYTNQPRGFGFVTYADPSVVDKVIEDTHIINGKQVEIKRTIPKGQGQSKDYKTKKIFVGGIPSSVTEDEFKNFFSKYGEVVEHQIICDHETQRSRGFGFIIFDSDEVVDEMLSNGNMIEMAGTQVEIKKAEPKKSSNPPPAPAYGSNSRSRSFNDGYSGFGSSYGGFDGGYGPGPYRTPGGFGSRIGGGYGYGGGGGEFGGGYGGFGASSLGGYRSESSLGYSSRYGPYGGGFGSSYGGGLGGYGRGGEGYSGYGSSGYGAGYESGPGPSYGGAGGLYGRGGYSGSSRYHPYAR; from the exons ATGGGATCGAAATCCAGGAGCGATAATCCGCACTCAGGCGATGGCGCTAGTCCTgg AAAGATTTTTATTGGAGGATTGCACAAAGAAACGAGCTTtg GGACGTTTAGGAACCACTTTGAGAAATATGGAGAACTAACTGATGCTGTGATAATGAGGGATCGGTACACTAATCAGCCTAGAGGATTTGGGTTTGTTACATATGCTGATCCTTCAGTAGTTGACAAGGTTATTGAAGACACCCATATCATCAATGGGAAACAG GTTGAGATAAAGAGGACTATTCCAAAAGGCCAAGGGCAATCAAAGGATTACAAAACAAAGAAGATTTTTGTTGGTGGCATTCCATCTTCAGTCACCGAAG atgaaTTCAAGAATTTCTTCTCCAAGTATGGGGAAGTGGTGGAGCACCAGATAATATGTGATCATGAAACTCAGCGATCTCGAGGCTTTGGATTCATTATTTTTGACAGTGATGAAGTTGTAGATGAAATGTTATCAAATGGAAATATGATTGAAATGGCTGGTACCCAG GTGGAGATCAAGAAAGCTGAACCAAAGAAATCCTCAAACCCACCACCTGCCCCTGCATATGGTAGCAACTCTAGGTCTCGTTCTTTCAATGATGGCTACAGTGGCTTTGGCAGTTCTTATGGAGGTTTTGATGGAGGGTATGGTCCTGGTCCCTATAGGACACCGGGTGGTTTTGGCAGTAGAATTGGTGGTGGATATGGTTAtggaggtggtggtggagaATTTGGGGGTGGTTATGGGGGTTTTGGAGCCAGTAGCTTAGGTGGCTACCGAAGTGAATCTTCCCTTGGTTATTCTAGTCGCTATGGACCCTATGGTGGTGGTTTTGGTAGCAGTTATGGAGGTGGCTTAGGTGGATATGGTCGAGGGGGTGAAGGCTACAGTGGTTATGGCAGTTCAGGCTATGGTGCTGGTTATGAATCTGGGCCTGGTCCTAGTTATGGTGGAGCAGGTGGGCTGTATGGAAGGGGAGGCTATAGTGGCAGTAGTCGGTACCACCCCTATGCAAGGTAG
- the LOC122288844 gene encoding GBF-interacting protein 1-like isoform X1, with protein sequence MNGVAAVGGGGGGGRVSTSIPSHVRRTIHDIREITGKQHSDDEIYAVLKECSMDPDETAQKLLYLDTFHEVKRRRDRRKENLSNRKSEGSRFMHGRLARGGQDYSGGRNVAAREENGISHNTERGRSMPSTFSIAQKTGKNAASLLKKASSVIPNGSRSLSNGNSHNGISSHSSVGGLTNVPKESSAVDANKSGGAPPNYAAVAAFCPTGPAEVIKQVKSTSDSDQLSPSAAPVTVSSACSSGLDPVLMPALFHNPSAVYATEHLGSQMLAAEPNHLQGKKDVPQDVSDLELSKNEKTASEDVSSIHEKESPEKSTAVQTNIVSQSFLPSSVSDNSLVISSSDSASCSTQESDVPKGVISSKVATTIVEVISPSPDELNVNFRPRVTFPNHFWVSEELKNGLTFGNFDSNTGLNLESVGGIGGGNNSSSAVESSQGIYEIAKEPSSNQIVSSNAHDNFPDHEESLPQPVLERVNPSEANVPSAGSKDDELKQKISSPPEGPNPTVQNAPNYNLGLVSTMLGSQLVHFEGSESQAQETSRYSNLSANSPALSSRTPTPPLQSSVIPQSVPVLRQPYPHNFIPYGHYYHPFYMPHLPQYLSHIGFPQQPSTGNVYLTPAPAAHAGVKSSLPQLKPEANAGNPNHIGLPLGGSFIPPPVGYGPGSAVTSGSSAGIEDLATSQLKENHIYTTGPLSEVSAVWIPSQDISSLPVNSSYNFSPHGQHMSFSPAQASHGAFNGIYAGQTLAASSTLLQQSQALAGAVETAGPPSGVFQQPQHAQMNWISNF encoded by the exons ATGAACGGCGTGGCTGCTGTcgggggaggaggaggaggcggtAGGGTTTCGACGTCGATCCCTTCCCACGTGCGGAGGACGATCCATGACATCAGGGAGATCACGGGCAAGCAGCACAGCGACGATGAAATCTACGCCGTGCTCAAGGAGTGCTCCATGGATCCCGATGAGACCGCCCAGAAGCTCCTTTATTTAG ATACATTTCATGAGGTGAAAAGGAGACGCGATCGTAGAAAAGAG AATTTGAGCAACAGAAAATCTGAAGGTTCTAGGTTCATGCATGGGAGATTGGCTAGGGGTGGTCAAG ATTATAGTGGTGGAAGGAATGTGGCTGCTAGAGAGGAAAATGGTATTAGTCACAACACAGAGAGAGGACGTTCTATGCCCTCTACTTTCTCGATTGCACAGAAAACAGGAAAAAATGCAGCTTCTCTtctaaaaaa AGCTTCAAGTGTCATACCAAATGGATCCAGAAGTCTGTCAAATGGCAATTCACATAATGGAATTTCCTCCCACTCATCTGTGGGTGGTCTTACCAACGTCCCTAAAGAGAGTTCAGCAGTTGATGCGAACAAATCGGGGGGTGCACCACCAAATTATGCTGCTGTTGCAGCCTTTTGTCCCACTGGCCCTGCAGAAGTAATTAAGCAAGTAAAGTCAACATCAGATTCTGACCAACTGTCACCTTCTGCTGCGCCAGTAACCGTGTCCAGTGCCTGTTCCTCTGGTTTAGATCCAGTTCTGATGCCAGCTCTCTTCCACAATCCAAGTGCCGTATATGCAACTGAACACTTAGGGAGCCAAATGCTAGCTGCTGAACCAAATCATCTTCAAGGAAAAAAAGATGTTCCCCAAGATGTTAGTGACTTAGAGTTGTCTAAGAATGAAAAAACAGCCTCCGAGGATGTGAGCTCCATACACGAAAAAGAATCACCTGAGAAGTCCACGGCAGTTCAAACAAATATTGTTTCTCAGTCATTTCTACCTTCTTCAGTATCAGACAATTCTTTGGTCATTAGCTCTTCGGATTCCGCTAGCTGCTCAACACAAGAGTCTGATGTCCCCAAAGGAG TGATCTCATCCAAAGTTGCAACTACTATAGTTGAAGTCATCTCTCCATCACCCGATGAGTTGAATGTTAATTTCAGGCCACGTGTTACATTTCCAAATCATTTTTGGGTCTCTGAAGAACTGAAGAATGGATTAACTTTTGGGAACTTTGATTCTAATACTGGATTAAATCTGGAATCTGTTGGTGGAATTGGTGGTGGCAATAACTCATCTTCTGCTGTTGAGTCTTCTCAGGGGATTTATGAAATTGCCAAGGAACCTTCTAG CAATCAAATTGTATCCTCAAATGCACATGATAATTTTCCTGATCATGAAGAATCTCTACCTCAGCCTGTTCTTGAAAGGGTAAATCCTTCAGAGGCCAATGTGCCTAGTGCAGGCTCAAAAGATGACGAGTTGAAGCAAAAAATATCATCGCCTCCAGAAGGTCCAAACCCAACTGTTCAAAATGCACCAAACTACAATCTTGGTTTAGTGTCAACCATGCTAGGGAGCCAACTTGTGCACTTTGAAGGATCCGAATCTCAGGCTCAGGAAACATCTCGTTATTCAAACTTG AGTGCAAATTCTCCGGCTCTGTCTAGCCGTACTCCAACTCCTCCTCTTCAGAGCTCTGTGATTCCACAGTCGGTTCCTGTTTTAAGGCAGCCTTATCCTCATAACTTCATTCCGTATGGCCATTATTACCATCCATTTTATATGCCACATTTACCCCAATATTTAAGCCACATTGGGTTTCCCCAGCAGCCTTCTACTGGTAATGTGTATCTAACTCCAGCACCTGCTGCTCACGCTGGAGTTAAATCATCTCTGCCTCAATTGAAGCCTGAAGCAAATGCAGGTAACCCAAATCATATTGGTCTTCCACTTGGGGGTTCATTCATACCTCCCCCTGTTGGTTACGGTCCTGGTTCAGCAGTGACCTCTGGAAGCTCAGCTGGTATTGAGGATCTTGCAACAtctcaattgaaggaaaatcaTATCTACACGACTGGGCCACTG AGCGAAGTTTCAGCTGTCTGGATTCCAAGCCAAGATATATCCAGCTTACCAGTCAATTCATCATATAACTTCTCCCCTCATGGACAGCATATGTCTTTCTCACCCGCTCAGGCCAGCCATGGTGCCTTTAATGGAATCTATGCGGGGCAGACGTTGGCTGCTTCTTCAACACTTCTGCAACAGTCACAAGCCTTGGCTGGAGCTGTTGAGACAGCAGGTCCACCATCTGGTGTTTTTCAGCAGCCTCAACATGCACAGATGAATTGGATTAGTAATTTTTGA
- the LOC122288844 gene encoding GBF-interacting protein 1-like isoform X2 → MIDFVLEVLESNTTRASSVIPNGSRSLSNGNSHNGISSHSSVGGLTNVPKESSAVDANKSGGAPPNYAAVAAFCPTGPAEVIKQVKSTSDSDQLSPSAAPVTVSSACSSGLDPVLMPALFHNPSAVYATEHLGSQMLAAEPNHLQGKKDVPQDVSDLELSKNEKTASEDVSSIHEKESPEKSTAVQTNIVSQSFLPSSVSDNSLVISSSDSASCSTQESDVPKGVISSKVATTIVEVISPSPDELNVNFRPRVTFPNHFWVSEELKNGLTFGNFDSNTGLNLESVGGIGGGNNSSSAVESSQGIYEIAKEPSSNQIVSSNAHDNFPDHEESLPQPVLERVNPSEANVPSAGSKDDELKQKISSPPEGPNPTVQNAPNYNLGLVSTMLGSQLVHFEGSESQAQETSRYSNLSANSPALSSRTPTPPLQSSVIPQSVPVLRQPYPHNFIPYGHYYHPFYMPHLPQYLSHIGFPQQPSTGNVYLTPAPAAHAGVKSSLPQLKPEANAGNPNHIGLPLGGSFIPPPVGYGPGSAVTSGSSAGIEDLATSQLKENHIYTTGPLSEVSAVWIPSQDISSLPVNSSYNFSPHGQHMSFSPAQASHGAFNGIYAGQTLAASSTLLQQSQALAGAVETAGPPSGVFQQPQHAQMNWISNF, encoded by the exons ATGATCGATTTTGTGTTGGAAGTTTTAGAAAGCAACACTACAAG AGCTTCAAGTGTCATACCAAATGGATCCAGAAGTCTGTCAAATGGCAATTCACATAATGGAATTTCCTCCCACTCATCTGTGGGTGGTCTTACCAACGTCCCTAAAGAGAGTTCAGCAGTTGATGCGAACAAATCGGGGGGTGCACCACCAAATTATGCTGCTGTTGCAGCCTTTTGTCCCACTGGCCCTGCAGAAGTAATTAAGCAAGTAAAGTCAACATCAGATTCTGACCAACTGTCACCTTCTGCTGCGCCAGTAACCGTGTCCAGTGCCTGTTCCTCTGGTTTAGATCCAGTTCTGATGCCAGCTCTCTTCCACAATCCAAGTGCCGTATATGCAACTGAACACTTAGGGAGCCAAATGCTAGCTGCTGAACCAAATCATCTTCAAGGAAAAAAAGATGTTCCCCAAGATGTTAGTGACTTAGAGTTGTCTAAGAATGAAAAAACAGCCTCCGAGGATGTGAGCTCCATACACGAAAAAGAATCACCTGAGAAGTCCACGGCAGTTCAAACAAATATTGTTTCTCAGTCATTTCTACCTTCTTCAGTATCAGACAATTCTTTGGTCATTAGCTCTTCGGATTCCGCTAGCTGCTCAACACAAGAGTCTGATGTCCCCAAAGGAG TGATCTCATCCAAAGTTGCAACTACTATAGTTGAAGTCATCTCTCCATCACCCGATGAGTTGAATGTTAATTTCAGGCCACGTGTTACATTTCCAAATCATTTTTGGGTCTCTGAAGAACTGAAGAATGGATTAACTTTTGGGAACTTTGATTCTAATACTGGATTAAATCTGGAATCTGTTGGTGGAATTGGTGGTGGCAATAACTCATCTTCTGCTGTTGAGTCTTCTCAGGGGATTTATGAAATTGCCAAGGAACCTTCTAG CAATCAAATTGTATCCTCAAATGCACATGATAATTTTCCTGATCATGAAGAATCTCTACCTCAGCCTGTTCTTGAAAGGGTAAATCCTTCAGAGGCCAATGTGCCTAGTGCAGGCTCAAAAGATGACGAGTTGAAGCAAAAAATATCATCGCCTCCAGAAGGTCCAAACCCAACTGTTCAAAATGCACCAAACTACAATCTTGGTTTAGTGTCAACCATGCTAGGGAGCCAACTTGTGCACTTTGAAGGATCCGAATCTCAGGCTCAGGAAACATCTCGTTATTCAAACTTG AGTGCAAATTCTCCGGCTCTGTCTAGCCGTACTCCAACTCCTCCTCTTCAGAGCTCTGTGATTCCACAGTCGGTTCCTGTTTTAAGGCAGCCTTATCCTCATAACTTCATTCCGTATGGCCATTATTACCATCCATTTTATATGCCACATTTACCCCAATATTTAAGCCACATTGGGTTTCCCCAGCAGCCTTCTACTGGTAATGTGTATCTAACTCCAGCACCTGCTGCTCACGCTGGAGTTAAATCATCTCTGCCTCAATTGAAGCCTGAAGCAAATGCAGGTAACCCAAATCATATTGGTCTTCCACTTGGGGGTTCATTCATACCTCCCCCTGTTGGTTACGGTCCTGGTTCAGCAGTGACCTCTGGAAGCTCAGCTGGTATTGAGGATCTTGCAACAtctcaattgaaggaaaatcaTATCTACACGACTGGGCCACTG AGCGAAGTTTCAGCTGTCTGGATTCCAAGCCAAGATATATCCAGCTTACCAGTCAATTCATCATATAACTTCTCCCCTCATGGACAGCATATGTCTTTCTCACCCGCTCAGGCCAGCCATGGTGCCTTTAATGGAATCTATGCGGGGCAGACGTTGGCTGCTTCTTCAACACTTCTGCAACAGTCACAAGCCTTGGCTGGAGCTGTTGAGACAGCAGGTCCACCATCTGGTGTTTTTCAGCAGCCTCAACATGCACAGATGAATTGGATTAGTAATTTTTGA
- the LOC122288845 gene encoding nucleotide-sugar uncharacterized transporter 2 isoform X2 translates to MQAKQVEQWKISEVLSTMSYEPPKVMGRVGFNFPIFLTLIHYATAWLLLAIFKAFSLLPVSPPSKTTPFSSLFSLGAVMAFASGLANTSLKHNSVGFYQMAKIAVTPTIVLAEFILFRKTISFNKVLALAVVSAGVAVATVTDLEFNLFGSLIAIAWIIPSGINKILWSNLQQQGNWTALALMWKTTPITVFFLLALMPWLDPPGVLSFKWDPSSTATILISAALGFLLQWSGALALGATSATSHVILGQFKTCVILLGGYLIFDSDPGFVSICGAFAALCGMSVYTSYNLQESRESLTKQLPKHNLPPPSRPNPNTEETSELDEKDTPNVV, encoded by the exons ATGCAGGCGAAGCAG GTCGAGCAATGGAAGATCTCAGAAGTTCTCTCTACAATGAGCTACGAACCTCCGAAG GTGATGGGGAGAGTAGGATTTAACTTCCCAATTTTTCTTACATTAATCCATTACGCTACAGCATGGCTTCTTCTTGCCATTTTTAAGGCATTCTCACTGCTTCCAGTCTCCCCACCATCTAAAACTACtcccttttcttctctcttctcgtTGGGTGCTGTCATGGCTTTTGCCTCTGGCCTTGCCAATACCAGCCTAAAACATAACAG TGTCGGTTTCTACCAAATGGCTAAAATTGCTGTTACTCCTACCATTGTTCTTGCAGAATTCATTCTTTTCAGGAAAACCATCTCTTTCAATAAG GTTTTGGCCCTGGCTGTTGTCTCTGCAGGTGTGGCAGTAGCAACTGTGACGGATTTGGAGTTCAACTTATTTGGTTCTTTAATTGCAATTGCATGGATTATCCCAAGCGGCATAAACAAAATCCTGTGGTCTAATTTACAGCAGCAAGGCAATTGGACTGCTCTTGC GTTGATGTGGAAGACTACCCCGATTACAGTTTTCTTCTTACTAGCTCTGATGCCGTGGCTGGATCCACCAGGTGTACTATCATTCAAGTGGGATCCAAGCAGCACTGCCACCATTCTTATATCTGCTGCCCTTGGTTTTCTCCTACAATGGTCTGGAGCTTTAGCACTTGG CGCAACATCAGCTACTTCTCATGTCATTCTAGGCCAATTTAAGACTTGCGTGATACTACTTGGAGGGTATCTTATTTTTGATTCAGATCCAGGGTTTGTAAGCATATGTGGAGCTTTTGCGGCTCTATGTGGAATGTCAGTTTATACATCATACAACTTGCAAGAATCTCGTGAAAGTTTGACCAAGCAGCTTCCAAAGCACAACTTACCACCTCCTTCAAGACCAAATCCAAACACTGAGGAGACCTCAGAGTTGGATGAAAAAGATACCCCAAATGTGGTCTGA
- the LOC122288845 gene encoding nucleotide-sugar uncharacterized transporter 2 isoform X1 — protein sequence MGFFDSLFGRAASKFIKRKDSDAGEAGRAMEDLRSSLYNELRTSEGAKRQQQRFCGPVVALTFNFMVAVGIILANKLVMGRVGFNFPIFLTLIHYATAWLLLAIFKAFSLLPVSPPSKTTPFSSLFSLGAVMAFASGLANTSLKHNSVGFYQMAKIAVTPTIVLAEFILFRKTISFNKVLALAVVSAGVAVATVTDLEFNLFGSLIAIAWIIPSGINKILWSNLQQQGNWTALALMWKTTPITVFFLLALMPWLDPPGVLSFKWDPSSTATILISAALGFLLQWSGALALGATSATSHVILGQFKTCVILLGGYLIFDSDPGFVSICGAFAALCGMSVYTSYNLQESRESLTKQLPKHNLPPPSRPNPNTEETSELDEKDTPNVV from the exons ATGGGGTTCTTCGATTCTTTGTTTGGGAGAGCTGCCAGCAAGTTCATCAAACGGAAAGACAGCGATGCAGGCGAAGCAG GTCGAGCAATGGAAGATCTCAGAAGTTCTCTCTACAATGAGCTACGAACCTCCGAAGGTGCGAAGCGCCAACAGCAGCGGTTTTGTGGGCCAGTGGTGGCATTGACCTTTAATTTTATGGTTGCTGTAGGCATCATTCTGGCAAACAAATTA GTGATGGGGAGAGTAGGATTTAACTTCCCAATTTTTCTTACATTAATCCATTACGCTACAGCATGGCTTCTTCTTGCCATTTTTAAGGCATTCTCACTGCTTCCAGTCTCCCCACCATCTAAAACTACtcccttttcttctctcttctcgtTGGGTGCTGTCATGGCTTTTGCCTCTGGCCTTGCCAATACCAGCCTAAAACATAACAG TGTCGGTTTCTACCAAATGGCTAAAATTGCTGTTACTCCTACCATTGTTCTTGCAGAATTCATTCTTTTCAGGAAAACCATCTCTTTCAATAAG GTTTTGGCCCTGGCTGTTGTCTCTGCAGGTGTGGCAGTAGCAACTGTGACGGATTTGGAGTTCAACTTATTTGGTTCTTTAATTGCAATTGCATGGATTATCCCAAGCGGCATAAACAAAATCCTGTGGTCTAATTTACAGCAGCAAGGCAATTGGACTGCTCTTGC GTTGATGTGGAAGACTACCCCGATTACAGTTTTCTTCTTACTAGCTCTGATGCCGTGGCTGGATCCACCAGGTGTACTATCATTCAAGTGGGATCCAAGCAGCACTGCCACCATTCTTATATCTGCTGCCCTTGGTTTTCTCCTACAATGGTCTGGAGCTTTAGCACTTGG CGCAACATCAGCTACTTCTCATGTCATTCTAGGCCAATTTAAGACTTGCGTGATACTACTTGGAGGGTATCTTATTTTTGATTCAGATCCAGGGTTTGTAAGCATATGTGGAGCTTTTGCGGCTCTATGTGGAATGTCAGTTTATACATCATACAACTTGCAAGAATCTCGTGAAAGTTTGACCAAGCAGCTTCCAAAGCACAACTTACCACCTCCTTCAAGACCAAATCCAAACACTGAGGAGACCTCAGAGTTGGATGAAAAAGATACCCCAAATGTGGTCTGA